One segment of Solanum lycopersicum chromosome 1, SLM_r2.1 DNA contains the following:
- the LOC138347787 gene encoding receptor-like protein Cf-9 homolog, which yields MGYVKLVFLMLFSLLCQLASSHLCPKDQALALLQFKQMFKISRYVSGNCFDVKGQPIQSYPQTLSWNKSTDCCSWDGVYCDETTGKVIELNLTCSKLQGKFHSNSSVFQLSNLKRLDLSGNNFFGSLISPKFGELSSLTHLDLSYSNFTSIIPSEISRLSKLHVLRLQDSQLRFEPHNFELLLKNLTRLRELHLSDVNISSAIPLNFSSCLTNLRLRNTQLYGMLPESVFHLSNLESLYLLGNPQLTVRFPTTKWNSSASLMELVLTGVNATGRIPESFGHLTSLRALTIHSCNLSGSIPKPLWNLTNIEVLNLGDNHLEGTISDLFRLGKLRSLSLAYNNFDGQLEFLSYNRSWTQLEALDFSFNSITGSIPSNVSGLQNLNSLSLSSNQLNGTIPSWIFSLPSLEWLELSDNHFSGNIQEFKSKILDTVSLKQNHLQGPIPKSLLNQRNLYYIVLSHNNLSGQIPSTICNLKTLQVLDLGSNNLEGTVPLCLGEMSGLWLLDLSNNRLRGTIDTTFSIGNQLTVIKLNKNKLEGKVPQSLINCTDLEVVDLGNNELSDTFPKWLGALSVLQILNLRSNKFFGPIKVSRTDNLFAQIRIIDLSSNGFSGHLPMSLFKKFKVMKITSENSGTREYVGGISYSYTYSFIVTTKGLELELPRVLTTEIIIDLSRNRFEGNIPSIIGDLIALRTLNLSHNRLEGHIPASLHQLSVLESLDLSSNKISGEIPQQLVSLKSLEVLNLSHNHLVGCIPKGKQFDTFENSSYQGNDGLRGFPLSKDCGSDEGVPEATTPFELDEEEDSPMISWQAVLMGYGCGLVIGLSIIYIMLSTQYPAWFSRMDVKLEHIIITRMKKHKKRY from the coding sequence ATGGGTTACGTAAAACTTGTTTTTTTAATGCTATTTTCCTTACTCTGTCAACTTGCTTCATCTCATTTGTGCCCCAAAGATCAAGCTCTTGCTCTTCTACAATTCAAGCAAATGTTTAAAATAAGTCGTTATGTTTCCGGTAACTGTTTCGACGTAAAAGGCCAACCGATTCAGTCATATCCGCAAACTCTTTCGTGGAACAAGAGCACAGATTGTTGCTCTTGGGATGGAGTTTATTGTGACGAGACGACTGGAAAAGTGATTGAGCTTAACCTCACTTGCAGCAAACTTCAAGGCAAATTTCACTCAAACAGTAGTGTCTTTCAACTCTCCAATCTCAAAAGGCTTGATTTGTctggaaataatttttttggatcaCTCATTTCACCTAAATTTGGTGAGCTTTCTAGTTTAACGCATCTTGATTTGTCGTATTCAAATTTTACAAGTATAATCCCGTCAGAAATATCTCGTCTTTCTAAGTTACATGTTCTTCGTCTCCAGGATAGTCAATTAAGATTCGAGCCTCACAATTTTGAACTGCTCCTTAAGAACTTGACCCGATTAAGAGAGCTCCACCTTAGCGATGTAAACATCTCTTCCGCTATTCCTCTGaatttctcttcttgtttaacAAATCTAAGACTTCGGAACACGCAGTTATACGGGATGCTGCCGGAAAGTGTTTTTCACCTTTCCAACTTAGAATCTCTTTATTTGTTAGGAAATCCCCAGCTCACTGTTAGGTTTCCCACAACCAAATGGAATAGCAGTGCATCACTCATGGAGTTAGTTCTCACAGGTGTGAATGCTACTGGTAGGATACCTGAATCATTTGGTCATCTAACTTCACTGCGAGCATTGACAATACATTCTTGTAATCTCTCAGGTTCTATTCCTAAACCTCTATGGAATCTCACCAATATAGAGGTATTGAACCTGGGTGATAACCATCTTGAAGGAACAATTTCTGATTTATTTAGATTAGGAAAACTCAGGTCGTTATCACTTGCATATAACAACTTTGATGGCCAACTTGAGTTCTTATCCTATAACAGAAGCTGGACACAACTTGAAGCTTTAGATTTTTCATTCAATTCCATAACAGGCTCAATTCCTTCTAATGTAAGTGGTCTGCAAAACCTAAATTCACTCAGCTTGTCGTCAAACCAGTTGAATGGGACTATACCATCATGGATATTCTCCCTCCCTTCACTTGAATGGTTAGAGTTGAGTGATAACCATTTCAGTGGAAACATTCAGGAGTTCAAGTCTAAAATATTGGATACTGTTTCTCTAAAACAAAATCACCTGCAAGGTCCTATTCCAAAGTCACTCCTAAACCAGCGTAATCTATATTATATTGTCCTTTCGCACAATAATCTCAGTGGACAGATTCCTTCAACCATCTGCAATCTGAAAACACTACAAGTGCTAGATTTGGGGAGCAATAATTTGGAGGGAACAGTCCCACTATGTTTGGGTGAGATGAGTGGTCTATGGTTATTGGATTTAAGCAACAATCGTCTTAGGGGGACAATTGATACTACTTTTAGTATAGGAAACCAACTTACAGTTATTAAACTTAATAAGAATAAGCTAGAGGGGAAAGTCCCGCAATCTTTGATCAATTGCACGGATTTGGAAGTTGTTGATTTAGGTAACAATGAGTTGAGTGACACATTTCCTAAATGGTTGGGAGCCCTATCTGTTTTGCAGATTTTGAACTTGAGATCAAATAAGTTCTTTGGCCCTATAAAAGTTTCTAGGACTGACAACTTATTTGCTCAAATTCGAATCATAGATCTCTCATCTAACGGATTTAGTGGACATTTACCCATGAGtcttttcaagaaatttaaagtgATGAAAATAACTAGTGAAAACAGTGGAACCCGAGAGTATGTAGGAGGTATTTCTTATTCTTACACATATTCCTTTATAGTGACGACAAAGGGACTGGAGCTTGAACTTCCTCGAGTTTTGACTACAGAGATTATTATCGATCTCTCAAGGAATAGATTTGAAGGTAATATCCCAAGCATTATTGGAGATCTCATTGCGCTTCGTACTTTGAACTTGTCTCACAATCGCTTGGAAGGTCACATACCAGCATCACTGCACCAGTTATCTGTACTTGAATCATTGGATCTCTCATCCAACAAAATCAGCGGAGAAATTCCACAACAGCTGGTATCCCTCAAATCACTTGAAGTCTTAAATCTCTCTCACAATCATCTTGTTGGATGCATCCCCAAAGGAAAACAATTTGATACGTTTGAGAATAGTTCATACCAAGGGAATGATGGGTTACGTGGATTTCCACTCTCAAAAGATTGTGGCAGCGATGAAGGGGTACCAGAAGCAACAACTCCATTTGAGctagatgaagaagaagattcaCCAATGATCAGTTGGCAGGCGGTTCTCATGGGTTACGGTTGTGGACTTGTTATTGGACTGTCCATAATATACATAATGCTGTCAACTCAATATCCAGCATGGTTTTCGAGGATGGATGTAAAATTGGAACACATAATTATTACAAGAATGAAAAAGCACAAGAAAAGATATTAG
- the LOC101266748 gene encoding receptor-like protein Cf-9 homolog, producing the protein MGIGELALFLLYAFLCQLVFSSSLPHLCPDEQAVALLQFKNMFTINLNASYGVSYPKTVTWNKSADCCSWDGVHCDEMTGQVTKLDLANNRLRGEFHSNSSLFKLTNLKWLDLSGNNFSGSLISPKFGELSSLTHLDLSYSNFTSIIPSEISRLSKLHVLRLHDSQLRFEPHNFELLLKNLTRLRELHLSDVNISSAIPLNFSSYLTNLRLWNTQIYGTLPEGVFHLSNLESLDLSDTPQLTVRFPTTKWNSSASLVELVLLRVNVAGRIPESFGHLTSLQKLDLRSCNLSGSIPKPLWNLTNIEVLNLGDNHLEGTISDFFRFGKLWLLSLGNNNFSGRLEFLSSNRSWTQLEFLDFSFNSLTGPIPSNVSGLQNLDSLGLSSNQLNGTIPSWIFSLSSLEFLDFSFNSLTGPIPSNVSGLQNLNSLRLSSNQLNGTIPSWIFSLPSLSQLDLSDNHFSGNIQEFKSKILVFVSVKQNQLQGPIPKSLLNRRNLYSLFLSHNNLSGQIPSTICNQKTLEVLDLGSNNLEGTVPLCLGEMSDLWLLDLSNNRLRGTIDTTFSIGNRLTVIKFNKNKLEGKVPQSLINCTYLEVVDLGNNELNDTFPKWLGALYELQILNLRSNKFFGPIKVSRTDNLFAQIRIMDLSSNGFSGHLPVSLFKKFEVMKITSENSGTREYVGDIFYYYTYSLIVTTKGLELELPRVLTTEIIINLSRNRFEGNIPSIIGDLIALRTLNLSHNRLEGHIPASLHQLSVLESLDLSSNKISGEIPQQLVSLKSLEVLNLSHNHLVGCIPKGNQFDTFENSSYQGNDGLRGFPLSKDCGVDEGVPEATTPFELDEEEDSPMISWQAVLMGYGCGLVIGLSIIYIMLSTQYPAWFSRMDVKLEHIIITRMKKHKKRY; encoded by the coding sequence ATGGGCATCGGAGAACTTGCATTGTTTCTGCTGTACGCGTTTCTCTGTCAACTTGTTTTCTCCTCATCTTTACCTCATTTGTGCCCCGATGAACAAGCCGTTGCGCTTCTTCAATTCAAAAATATGTTTACTATAAATCTTAATGCTTCTTACGGTGTTTCTTATCCTAAAACAGTTACATGGAATAAGAGCGCCGATTGTTGTTCATGGGATGGAGTTCATTGTGACGAAATGACGGGACAAGTGACTAAGCTTGACCTCGCTAACAACAGACTTCGGGGTGAGTTTCATTCCAACAGTAGCCTCTTTAAGCTCACCAATCTCAAATGGCTTGATTTGTCTGGAAATAATTTTTCTGGATCACTCATTTCACCTAAATTTGGTGAGCTTTCTAGTTTAACGCATCTTGATTTGTCGTATTCAAATTTTACAAGTATAATCCCGTCAGAAATATCTCGTCTTTCTAAGTTACATGTTCTTCGTCTCCATGATAGTCAATTAAGATTCGAGCCTCACAATTTTGAACTGCTCCTTAAGAACTTGACCCGATTAAGAGAGCTCCACCTTAGCGATGTAAACATCTCTTCCGCTATTCCTCTGAATTTCTCTTCTTATTTAACAAATCTAAGACTTTGGAACACGCAGATATACGGGACATTGCCCGAAGGAGTTTTCCACCTTTCCAACTTAGAATCTCTTGACTTATCAGACACTCCCCAGCTCACTGTTAGGTTTCCCACAACTAAATGGAATAGCAGTGCATCACTCGTGGAGTTAGTTCTCTTAAGAGTGAATGTTGCTGGTAGGATACCTGAATCATTTGGTCATCTAACTTCACTGCAAAAATTAGATTTGCGTTCTTGTAATCTCTCAGGTTCTATTCCTAAACCTCTATGGAATCTCACCAATATAGAGGTATTGAACCTGGGTGATAACCATCTTGAAGGAACAATTTCTGATTTCTTTAGATTCGGAAAGCTCTGGTTGTTATCACTTGGAAATAACAATTTTAGTGGCAGGCTTGAGTTCTTATCCTCTAACAGAAGCTGGACGCAACTTGAATTCTTGGATTTTTCGTTCAATTCCCTAACGGGTCCAATTCCTTCTAATGTAAGTGGTCTGCAAAACCTAGATTCACTCGGCTTGTCATCAAACCAGTTGAATGGGACTATACCATCATGGATATTCTCCCTCTCTTCACTTGAATTCTTGGATTTTTCGTTCAATTCCCTAACGGGTCCAATTCCTTCTAATGTAAGTGGTCTGCAAAACCTAAATTCACTCAGATTGTCATCAAACCAGTTGAATGGGACTATACCATCCTGGATATTCTCCCTCCCTTCACTATCGCAGTTAGACTTGAGTGATAACCATTTCAGTGGAAACATTCAGGAGTTCAAGTCTAAAATATTGGTATTTGTTTCTGTAAAACAAAATCAGCTGCAAGGTCCTATTCCAAAGTCACTCCTAAACCGTCGTAATCTATATTCTCTTTTCCTTTCGCACAATAATCTCAGCGGACAGATTCCTTCAACCATCTGCAATCAGAAAACACTAGAAGTGCTAGATTTGGGGAGCAATAATTTGGAGGGAACAGTTCCACTATGTTTGGGTGAGATGAGTGATCTTTGGTTATTGGATTTAAGCAACAATCGTCTTAGGGGGACAATTGATACTACTTTTAGTATAGGAAACCGACTTACagttattaaatttaataagaatAAGCTAGAGGGGAAAGTTCCGCAATCTTTGATCAATTGCACATATTTGGAAGTTGTTGATTTAGGTAACAATGAGTTGAATGACACGTTTCCTAAATGGTTGGGAGCTCTATATGAGTTGCAGATTTTGAACTTGAGATCAAATAAGTTCTTTGGCCCTATAAAAGTTTCTAGGACTGACAACTTATTTGCTCAAATTCGAATCATGGATCTCTCATCTAACGGATTTAGTGGACATTTACCCGTGAGCCTTTTCAAGAAATTTGAAGTCATGAAAATAACTAGTGAAAACAGTGGAACCCGAGAGTATGTAggagatattttttattattacacaTATTCCTTGATAGTGACAACAAAGGGACTGGAGCTTGAACTTCCTCGAGTTTTGACTACAGAGATTATTATCAATCTCTCAAGGAATAGATTTGAAGGTAATATCCCAAGCATTATTGGAGATCTCATTGCGCTTCGTACTTTGAACTTGTCTCACAATCGCTTGGAAGGTCACATACCAGCATCACTGCACCAGTTATCTGTACTTGAATCATTGGATCTCTCATCCAACAAAATCAGCGGAGAAATTCCACAACAGCTGGTATCCCTCAAATCACTTGAAGTCTTAAATCTCTCTCACAATCATCTTGTTGGATGCATCCCCAAAGGAAATCAATTTGATACGTTTGAGAATAGTTCATACCAAGGGAATGATGGGTTACGTGGATTTCCACTCTCAAAAGATTGTGGCGTCGATGAAGGGGTACCAGAAGCAACAACTCCATTTGAGctagatgaagaagaagattcaCCAATGATCAGTTGGCAGGCGGTTCTCATGGGTTACGGTTGTGGACTTGTTATTGGACTGTCCATAATATACATAATGCTGTCAACTCAATATCCAGCATGGTTTTCGAGGATGGATGTAAAATTGGAACACATAATTATTACAAGAATGAAAAAGCACAAGAAAAGATATTAG